The following proteins are encoded in a genomic region of Hymenobacter siberiensis:
- a CDS encoding AMP-dependent synthetase/ligase: MDVRRAFDILAHQIAESPKSDALASKINGNWVPISSQQIQDQANLVSLGLVSLGLKRGDKVAIISMNRPEWMLADFGISQIGAISVPMYPSITVEDYKYIFTDAGVRAVFVADQKLFDKVKEATEGLDIPAENVFTFDKIDGARHFDELLEIGKKGNAAALEPLKAAVEPDDLLTLIYTSGTTGKPKGVMLTHDNILSNCRNSQRFVPVTKDDKALSFLPLCHIFERMVTYLYMINGVSIYYAESMDVIADNLREVKPDIFTTVPRLLEKVYDKIVQKGHELEGVKKSLFFWALELGLKYDTQKDQGFLYNTQLALANKLIFNKWREALGGNLRCIVSGGGALQPRLARVFWAAGIHVMEGYGLTETSPVIAVGGYEPENNMIGAVGPLIDNMQVKIAADGEILTKSASVMKGYYNQPELTAKEFDEEGWFHTGDIGELVNGKFLKITDRKKEMFKTSGGKYIAPQVLEGKFKEDPLIEQAMVVGADQKFASALVIPSFSDLKGWCKRNGVPDASNEELVKNPKIVDLYEGLVKKYNQRFAQWEQVKKIALLPELWTVESGEMTPTMKVKRKVITENNKDIIEGLYNSAGER; encoded by the coding sequence ATGGACGTTCGTCGCGCCTTTGATATACTAGCCCACCAAATTGCCGAGTCGCCCAAATCCGATGCGCTGGCCTCTAAAATCAACGGAAACTGGGTGCCCATCAGCAGCCAGCAAATTCAGGACCAGGCCAACCTGGTTTCGCTCGGTCTCGTATCGCTCGGCCTCAAACGCGGCGACAAAGTAGCCATCATCAGCATGAACCGCCCGGAGTGGATGCTGGCCGATTTCGGCATCTCACAAATCGGGGCCATCAGCGTGCCGATGTACCCGAGCATCACCGTTGAGGACTACAAGTACATCTTTACCGACGCCGGCGTGCGGGCCGTATTCGTGGCCGACCAGAAGCTGTTCGACAAGGTGAAAGAAGCCACGGAGGGCCTCGACATCCCGGCTGAAAACGTCTTCACCTTCGATAAAATCGACGGTGCCCGCCACTTCGACGAACTGCTGGAAATTGGTAAAAAGGGCAACGCCGCTGCCCTGGAGCCTCTGAAAGCCGCCGTCGAGCCCGACGACCTCCTCACGCTCATCTACACTAGCGGCACCACTGGCAAGCCCAAGGGCGTGATGCTCACGCACGATAACATCCTGAGTAACTGCCGCAACTCGCAACGCTTCGTGCCGGTCACGAAGGACGATAAAGCGTTGAGTTTCTTGCCGCTCTGCCACATTTTCGAGCGTATGGTGACCTATCTGTACATGATAAACGGGGTGAGCATCTACTACGCCGAAAGCATGGACGTCATCGCCGACAACCTGCGCGAAGTGAAGCCTGATATTTTCACCACCGTGCCGCGCCTGCTCGAAAAGGTGTATGATAAAATCGTGCAAAAGGGCCATGAGCTCGAAGGCGTGAAGAAAAGCCTGTTCTTCTGGGCCCTGGAGCTGGGCCTGAAGTACGATACCCAGAAAGACCAGGGCTTCCTCTATAATACCCAGCTGGCGCTGGCCAATAAGCTCATTTTCAACAAGTGGCGCGAGGCGCTGGGCGGCAACCTGCGCTGCATCGTGAGTGGCGGCGGGGCCTTGCAGCCCCGTTTGGCCCGCGTGTTCTGGGCGGCCGGCATCCATGTGATGGAAGGCTACGGCCTCACCGAAACCTCGCCCGTGATTGCCGTGGGCGGCTACGAGCCCGAGAACAACATGATTGGGGCCGTGGGCCCGCTCATCGACAACATGCAGGTGAAAATTGCGGCCGACGGCGAGATTCTGACCAAATCAGCTTCGGTGATGAAGGGCTACTATAACCAGCCCGAGCTCACGGCCAAGGAATTCGACGAGGAAGGCTGGTTCCATACCGGCGACATCGGCGAGTTGGTGAACGGCAAGTTTCTGAAAATCACTGACCGGAAGAAGGAGATGTTCAAGACCTCGGGCGGCAAGTACATTGCCCCGCAGGTGCTCGAAGGCAAGTTCAAGGAAGACCCGCTCATCGAGCAGGCCATGGTGGTGGGGGCCGACCAGAAATTTGCCTCGGCGCTCGTCATTCCCTCCTTCTCCGACCTCAAGGGTTGGTGCAAGCGCAACGGCGTGCCCGATGCCTCGAACGAGGAATTGGTGAAAAACCCCAAGATAGTGGACCTCTACGAGGGGCTGGTGAAGAAATACAACCAGCGCTTTGCGCAGTGGGAGCAGGTGAAAAAAATCGCTCTCCTGCCCGAGCTCTGGACCGTGGAAAGTGGCGAAATGACTCCCACCATGAAGGTGAAGCGCAAGGTCATTACCGAAAACAATAAGGACATTATCGAAGGCCTGTATAACTCGGCCGGGGAGCGGTAG
- a CDS encoding MarR family winged helix-turn-helix transcriptional regulator has protein sequence MKAEETVDYNIKVAWHAISRMYNTQAAQNDITTSIGFVLLNIDQERGTPATKIAPLLGLETRSLTRILRSMEEKGLVYKQADSVDKRSVRIFLTELGLEKKEVSRQTVRHFNLKIREKIPQSQLDVFFKVAAQITGMIEGKTLFEDFTLKALRAETPTSYS, from the coding sequence ATGAAAGCCGAAGAAACCGTCGATTACAACATTAAAGTGGCCTGGCACGCGATTTCGCGCATGTACAACACTCAGGCTGCCCAAAATGATATCACCACGAGCATCGGCTTTGTGCTGCTGAACATCGACCAAGAGCGCGGCACACCGGCTACCAAAATCGCGCCGCTGCTGGGCCTCGAAACCCGCAGCCTTACCCGAATCCTGCGCAGCATGGAGGAAAAAGGCCTTGTCTATAAGCAGGCTGACTCCGTGGATAAACGCTCGGTCCGCATTTTCCTGACGGAACTGGGGCTGGAGAAAAAGGAGGTTTCGCGCCAGACGGTGAGGCACTTCAACCTGAAAATCCGGGAGAAAATCCCGCAGAGCCAGCTGGATGTGTTCTTTAAGGTGGCGGCTCAGATTACGGGTATGATTGAGGGTAAAACCCTTTTTGAAGACTTTACGCTGAAAGCATTGCGGGCTGAAACCCCCACCTCTTACAGCTAA
- a CDS encoding 3-hydroxyacyl-CoA dehydrogenase/enoyl-CoA hydratase family protein: MNRTIKKVAVLGSGVMGSRIACHFANIGVQVLLLDIAPKELTPDEEKKGLKLEAPAVRNRIVNAALQAAIVANPSPLYRKADASRIKIGNFDDNLKEIAGCDWTIEVVIERLDIKKGLYERVEQFRKPGTLITSNTSGIPIHLLAEGRSEDFKQHFAGTHFFNPPRYLKLLEIIPTPDTKPEVLDFLQHYGDLYLGKTVVLAKDTPGFIANRVGVFALLDAMQTMQKLGLTVEETDKLTGPVIGHAKSATLRTSDVVGLDTTINVANGLAQGLPNDEAKDVFVLPDFVQKMGESKWLGDKTGQGFYKKVKGEGGKSEIHALDLSTMEYKPSQKVKFATLEMTKTIEKLADRFKVLVAGKDKAGEFYRLSFGSLFSYVSNRIPEISDELFKLDDALRAGFGWEMGPFETWDALGVQAGLDLAKAAGRTPAPWVEEMLAAGNTTFYKVTEAGVRQFYDIASKSYQSVPGVENFIILDNLRASGKVLWKNSGASVIDLGDGILNVEFHSKMNALGQDVILGLLKGVEMAEAGYRGLVVGNDAPNFSAGANLGLVYMQALDQDFDELNMMIQQFQQAMMRMRYSSIPVVGTPHGLTLGGGCELNLHCDRVVAAAESYIGLVEFGVGLIPGGGGTKEMTLRTALKYEDGEPEFNLLRNTYMTISTAKVSTSAAEAFDLGFLRRGDEVVLNSNRVIAQAKAAAIDMADAGYTQPLQKTNIKVHGKGALAMFKTGVYAMQQGNYISTHDQLIADKLAYVMCGGDLSSPTEVSEQYLLDLEREAFLSLCGERKTLERIQSILTTGKPLRN; this comes from the coding sequence ATGAATCGAACCATCAAAAAAGTTGCCGTGCTCGGCTCCGGCGTTATGGGCTCGCGCATTGCCTGCCACTTCGCCAATATCGGCGTGCAGGTGCTGTTGCTCGACATTGCGCCTAAAGAGCTGACGCCCGACGAGGAGAAAAAGGGCCTGAAACTGGAGGCCCCGGCCGTGCGCAACCGCATTGTGAATGCTGCGCTGCAGGCTGCAATCGTTGCCAACCCCTCGCCGCTCTACCGCAAGGCCGACGCCAGCCGCATCAAAATCGGCAACTTTGATGATAACCTCAAGGAAATTGCCGGCTGCGACTGGACGATTGAAGTCGTAATCGAGCGCCTCGACATCAAAAAAGGCCTTTATGAGCGGGTGGAGCAGTTCCGCAAGCCCGGCACGCTCATCACCAGCAACACCAGCGGCATCCCGATTCACCTGCTGGCCGAGGGCCGCTCCGAGGATTTCAAGCAGCATTTCGCCGGCACGCACTTCTTCAACCCGCCGCGTTATCTGAAGCTGCTGGAAATCATTCCCACGCCGGACACCAAGCCGGAAGTGCTGGATTTCCTGCAACACTACGGCGATTTGTACCTAGGCAAAACGGTGGTGCTGGCCAAGGACACCCCCGGCTTCATTGCCAACCGCGTGGGCGTTTTCGCCCTGCTCGATGCCATGCAGACCATGCAGAAGCTGGGCCTGACCGTGGAGGAAACCGACAAGCTGACTGGTCCAGTTATCGGCCACGCCAAGTCGGCTACCCTGCGCACGTCTGACGTGGTGGGCCTCGATACGACCATCAACGTGGCCAACGGCCTGGCCCAAGGCCTGCCGAACGACGAGGCCAAGGACGTATTCGTGTTGCCCGATTTCGTGCAGAAAATGGGCGAGAGCAAGTGGTTGGGCGACAAAACCGGCCAGGGCTTCTACAAGAAAGTGAAGGGTGAAGGCGGCAAGTCGGAAATCCACGCGCTCGACCTGAGCACGATGGAGTACAAGCCGAGCCAAAAGGTGAAATTCGCCACGCTGGAAATGACCAAAACCATCGAGAAGCTGGCCGACCGCTTCAAGGTGCTGGTGGCGGGCAAGGACAAGGCGGGCGAGTTCTACCGCCTGAGCTTTGGCAGCCTCTTCTCCTATGTGAGTAACCGCATCCCCGAGATTTCCGACGAGCTGTTCAAGCTGGACGACGCGCTGCGCGCCGGTTTCGGCTGGGAAATGGGCCCGTTTGAAACCTGGGACGCGCTGGGCGTGCAGGCCGGCCTCGACCTGGCCAAAGCTGCCGGCCGCACTCCCGCCCCGTGGGTGGAGGAGATGCTGGCCGCCGGTAATACTACCTTTTATAAGGTGACCGAAGCTGGCGTGCGCCAGTTCTATGACATCGCCTCGAAAAGCTACCAGTCGGTGCCAGGTGTGGAGAATTTCATCATTCTCGACAACCTGCGCGCCAGCGGTAAAGTGCTGTGGAAAAACTCCGGTGCCTCAGTTATCGACCTCGGCGACGGCATCCTGAACGTGGAATTCCACTCGAAGATGAACGCGCTGGGCCAGGACGTGATTCTGGGCCTGCTGAAAGGTGTGGAGATGGCTGAAGCCGGCTACCGCGGCCTCGTGGTGGGCAACGACGCGCCGAACTTCTCGGCCGGCGCCAACTTGGGCCTCGTGTATATGCAGGCCCTCGACCAGGATTTCGACGAGCTGAACATGATGATTCAGCAGTTCCAGCAGGCCATGATGCGGATGCGCTACAGCAGCATCCCGGTGGTGGGCACCCCGCACGGCCTCACGCTGGGCGGCGGCTGCGAGCTGAACCTGCACTGCGACCGTGTGGTAGCGGCGGCCGAATCCTACATCGGCCTCGTGGAATTCGGCGTGGGCCTGATTCCCGGTGGCGGCGGCACCAAGGAAATGACCCTGCGCACCGCCCTCAAGTACGAGGACGGCGAGCCGGAATTCAACCTGCTGCGCAACACCTACATGACCATCAGTACGGCCAAGGTTTCGACCTCCGCCGCTGAGGCCTTCGACCTAGGCTTCCTGCGCCGGGGCGACGAAGTGGTGCTGAACAGCAATCGCGTCATCGCCCAGGCTAAAGCCGCCGCCATCGATATGGCCGATGCCGGCTACACCCAGCCGCTGCAGAAAACCAACATCAAAGTGCACGGCAAAGGCGCGTTGGCCATGTTCAAGACCGGCGTGTACGCCATGCAGCAGGGCAACTACATCTCGACCCACGACCAGCTCATTGCCGATAAGCTGGCCTACGTGATGTGCGGCGGCGATTTGTCGTCGCCCACCGAAGTGAGCGAGCAGTACCTGCTGGATTTGGAGCGCGAGGCGTTCTTGAGCCTCTGCGGCGAGCGCAAGACGCTGGAACGGATTCAGAGCATTTTGACGACTGGTAAGCCACTGCGGAATTAA
- a CDS encoding acetyl-CoA C-acyltransferase yields MSNNTAYIVAGYRTAVGKAPRGGFRFTRPDDLAAAVIKHLVAQVPALDPTRIDDVIVGNAVPEAEQGLQMGRLISLLALPINVPGLIVNRYCGSGVETIAMAVGKISAGMADCIIAGGTESMSMVPTVGWKTVPNYKLAMTHPDYYMGMGLTAEAVANDYKISRQDQDEFSYQSHQKAIKAIAAGKFAKSIVPVTVEETYVDAATGKKKNRSYVVDTDEGPRADTSVEALARLRPVFAANGTVTAGNSSQTSDGAAFVLVMSERMVKELNLEPIARMVNYATEGVDPRIMGMGPIKAVPKVLKQAGLKLEDIDLFELNEAFASQSLAVVRELGIDPEKLNVNGGAIALGHPLGCSGAKLSIQLFDELRERGKKYGMVTACVGGGQGVAGIYELLK; encoded by the coding sequence ATGTCGAACAACACCGCATATATCGTAGCCGGCTACCGTACGGCCGTGGGCAAAGCCCCCCGCGGCGGTTTCCGCTTCACCCGGCCCGACGACCTCGCCGCCGCCGTCATCAAGCACCTCGTGGCCCAGGTGCCCGCCCTCGACCCTACGCGCATTGACGACGTTATCGTCGGCAACGCCGTGCCCGAGGCCGAACAGGGCCTACAAATGGGCCGCCTGATTTCGCTGCTGGCCCTGCCCATCAACGTGCCCGGCCTCATCGTGAACCGCTACTGCGGCTCCGGCGTGGAAACCATTGCCATGGCCGTGGGTAAAATCTCGGCCGGCATGGCCGACTGCATCATCGCGGGCGGCACCGAGAGCATGAGCATGGTGCCCACCGTGGGCTGGAAAACTGTGCCCAACTACAAGTTGGCGATGACTCATCCCGACTATTACATGGGCATGGGCCTCACCGCCGAAGCCGTGGCCAACGACTACAAAATCAGCCGCCAGGACCAGGACGAATTCTCGTACCAGTCGCACCAGAAGGCCATCAAAGCCATCGCGGCCGGCAAGTTTGCCAAGAGCATTGTGCCCGTGACGGTGGAGGAAACCTACGTGGACGCCGCCACCGGCAAGAAGAAAAACCGCTCCTACGTGGTGGATACCGACGAAGGCCCCCGCGCCGACACCTCGGTGGAAGCCCTGGCCCGCCTGCGCCCCGTGTTCGCTGCCAACGGCACCGTCACGGCCGGCAACTCTTCTCAAACCTCCGACGGCGCGGCCTTTGTGCTCGTGATGTCGGAGCGCATGGTGAAGGAGCTGAACCTGGAGCCCATCGCCCGCATGGTGAACTACGCCACCGAAGGCGTGGACCCGCGCATCATGGGCATGGGCCCCATCAAAGCCGTGCCGAAAGTCCTCAAGCAAGCCGGCCTGAAACTCGAAGACATCGACCTGTTTGAGCTGAACGAAGCCTTCGCCTCGCAGTCGCTGGCCGTGGTGCGCGAGCTCGGCATCGACCCCGAGAAGCTGAACGTGAACGGCGGCGCCATCGCCCTGGGCCACCCGCTGGGCTGCTCCGGTGCCAAGCTCAGCATCCAGCTCTTCGACGAGTTGCGCGAGCGCGGCAAGAAGTACGGCATGGTCACGGCCTGCGTGGGCGGCGGCCAGGGCGTCGCCGGCATCTACGAGTTGCTGAAGTAG
- a CDS encoding acyl-CoA dehydrogenase family protein, with the protein METTQQASLKGGEFIIKPTDAQSVFTPADFTEEQVMMHQTCIDFVAAEVTPLLERLDNHEEGLMRGLMQKAGELGLFGVSIPEQFGGLDMDFTTALRVTEGVGGGHSFPVAFAAHTGIAMLPILYFGNDEQKAKYLPGLTDGSLMGAYCLTEPGSGSDALGAKTKAILNTEGTHYVLNGQKMWITNAGFADVFIVFAQIDGDKFTGFIVDKDTPGLTLGNEEHKMGIKGSSTRQVFLTDAQVPKENVLGEIGKGHLIAFNVLNIGRIKLAAACLGAAKGAATQSVKYANERVQFKMPISKFGAIRYKLAQQAIRLYAVESAIYRAGADIYRMEQQLLAEGKGTNEALLGAAREFAVECAILKVEGSEVLDYVVDEGVQIFGGYGFSADYPMDRAYRDSRINRIFEGTNEINRLLAVDMILKKGLKGEIDLMGPAQAVQQELMSIPSMSQDEETGLFSKEMKTLANLKKVILMVAGSAVQKFTATLAKEQELLMNIADMSIKVYIAESTILRVEKEASVKGEEAMSVEADIARVYLADAVDLVEKAAKDAIGSMAEGDEQRLLLMGLKRFTKTELINVKESRRRIAAKLITANEYAV; encoded by the coding sequence ATGGAAACCACGCAGCAAGCCAGCCTGAAGGGCGGCGAATTCATCATCAAGCCGACCGATGCCCAGAGCGTCTTCACGCCGGCTGACTTTACCGAGGAGCAGGTAATGATGCACCAGACCTGCATCGACTTTGTAGCTGCCGAGGTAACCCCGCTACTGGAGCGCCTCGACAACCACGAAGAGGGCCTCATGCGTGGCCTGATGCAGAAGGCAGGCGAGCTCGGGCTGTTCGGCGTGAGCATTCCGGAGCAGTTCGGCGGGCTGGACATGGACTTCACTACGGCCCTGCGCGTGACGGAGGGTGTGGGCGGCGGCCACTCGTTCCCGGTGGCGTTTGCGGCGCACACGGGCATCGCCATGCTGCCCATCCTGTACTTCGGCAACGATGAGCAGAAGGCCAAATACCTGCCCGGCCTCACCGATGGCAGCCTGATGGGTGCCTACTGCCTCACCGAGCCTGGTTCCGGCTCCGACGCCCTGGGTGCCAAAACCAAAGCCATTCTCAACACCGAAGGCACGCACTACGTCCTGAACGGCCAGAAAATGTGGATTACGAACGCCGGCTTTGCCGACGTATTTATCGTATTTGCCCAGATTGACGGCGACAAGTTCACCGGCTTCATCGTGGATAAAGACACGCCCGGCCTGACCCTCGGCAACGAGGAGCACAAGATGGGCATCAAAGGCAGCAGCACCCGTCAGGTGTTCCTGACTGATGCGCAGGTGCCGAAGGAGAACGTGCTGGGCGAGATTGGTAAAGGCCACCTCATCGCCTTCAACGTGCTGAACATCGGCCGCATTAAGCTGGCCGCCGCCTGCCTGGGCGCTGCCAAGGGTGCCGCCACCCAGAGCGTGAAATACGCCAACGAGCGGGTGCAGTTCAAGATGCCAATTTCGAAGTTTGGCGCGATTCGCTACAAGCTGGCGCAGCAGGCCATCCGCCTCTACGCCGTGGAATCGGCTATTTACCGCGCTGGTGCCGATATCTACCGCATGGAACAGCAGCTGCTGGCCGAAGGTAAAGGCACCAACGAGGCTCTGCTGGGTGCCGCCCGCGAGTTTGCCGTGGAGTGCGCCATTCTGAAAGTAGAAGGCTCGGAAGTGCTTGATTACGTGGTGGATGAAGGGGTGCAGATTTTCGGTGGCTACGGCTTCTCGGCCGACTACCCAATGGACCGCGCCTACCGGGATTCGCGTATTAACCGCATCTTCGAAGGCACCAACGAAATCAACCGCCTGCTGGCCGTTGATATGATTCTGAAGAAGGGCCTGAAAGGTGAAATCGACCTCATGGGCCCTGCTCAGGCTGTGCAGCAGGAGTTGATGAGCATCCCGAGCATGAGCCAGGACGAGGAAACCGGCCTGTTCAGCAAGGAGATGAAAACCCTCGCCAACCTGAAAAAGGTCATCCTGATGGTAGCCGGCTCGGCCGTGCAGAAGTTCACCGCTACCCTCGCCAAGGAGCAGGAGCTGCTGATGAACATCGCCGACATGTCCATCAAGGTGTACATTGCCGAGAGCACCATCCTCCGCGTAGAGAAAGAAGCTTCCGTGAAGGGCGAAGAGGCAATGTCGGTTGAAGCCGATATCGCCCGCGTGTACTTGGCCGACGCCGTGGACCTCGTGGAAAAGGCGGCTAAGGATGCCATCGGCAGCATGGCTGAGGGCGACGAGCAGCGCCTGCTACTCATGGGCCTCAAGCGCTTCACCAAAACCGAACTCATCAATGTGAAAGAGTCGCGCCGCCGCATCGCCGCTAAGCTGATTACGGCCAACGAGTACGCCGTCTAG
- the recG gene encoding ATP-dependent DNA helicase RecG: MSFFNTRLEFLRSVGSLQRAQLLGKELGLFTYGDLIQRYPFRYLDRTQVYKVADLNDDLPYVQVRGMLRGKELVGEGPKQRLTAKVGDGTGELELVWFKGVKWVQQYTRNNQEYIVFGKPTMFNGRPQMAHPELEEVTEAKPGQSFLQPVYNTSEKLKNYHRVDSKAIMRMVAELLRLAQPHITESLSPALIERYGLMGKAQAMQQIHFPQSAELLAAAQFRLKFEELFYVQLKLLRQRDQRKVTLAGQIFNQVPTLVDFYKNHLAFDLTGAQKRVIHDIYKDFCTGQQMNRLLQGDVGSGKTIVAFIAMLMATDNGAQSCIMAPTEILADQHYTGLKVYADALGIRIGKLTGSTRTAERRVLHEALRDGSMHMLVGTHALLEDVVQFRNLGLTIMDEQHRFGVAQRSKLWQKNPHIIPHVLVMTATPIPRTLAMTLYGDLDVSVIDELPAGRKPIVTVHRFDANRLKVFEFIRDQVKIGRQVYIVYPLIEESETMDYKDLTDGYESVSRAFPEMQISIVHGRMKAEEKDYEMQRFIKKETQIMVATTVIEVGVNVPNASVMVIESAERFGLSQLHQLRGRVGRGADQSYCILMSGFKLSKDARTRLETMVRTSNGFEIADIDLKLRGPGDLMGTQQSGVLDLLIADLAKDGRILSESRAAAQALLSEDPNLANPENANIRHHIESLPATAVNWSRIS, from the coding sequence ATGAGTTTTTTCAATACCCGGCTCGAATTTCTGCGTTCGGTGGGCAGCCTCCAGCGGGCCCAACTGCTGGGCAAAGAGCTGGGCCTGTTTACTTATGGCGACCTGATTCAGCGCTACCCGTTCCGGTACCTCGACCGGACGCAGGTGTACAAGGTGGCCGACCTGAACGACGACCTGCCCTACGTGCAGGTGCGCGGTATGCTGCGCGGCAAGGAGCTGGTGGGCGAAGGGCCCAAGCAGCGACTCACCGCCAAAGTGGGCGACGGCACCGGTGAACTGGAGCTGGTGTGGTTCAAGGGGGTGAAATGGGTGCAGCAATACACGCGCAACAACCAGGAATACATCGTTTTCGGCAAGCCGACAATGTTCAACGGGCGGCCACAGATGGCGCACCCGGAACTGGAAGAAGTGACCGAAGCCAAGCCGGGCCAGAGCTTTCTGCAGCCGGTATACAATACCTCAGAGAAGCTCAAGAACTACCACCGCGTTGATAGCAAAGCCATTATGCGGATGGTGGCCGAGCTGCTGCGGCTGGCGCAGCCGCACATCACGGAGTCGTTGTCGCCGGCGCTCATTGAGCGGTATGGGCTGATGGGCAAGGCGCAGGCCATGCAGCAGATTCACTTTCCACAGAGCGCGGAATTGCTGGCGGCGGCGCAGTTCCGGCTCAAGTTTGAGGAGCTATTTTATGTGCAGCTCAAGCTGCTGCGGCAGCGCGACCAGCGCAAGGTGACCCTGGCGGGCCAGATTTTCAATCAGGTGCCGACGCTGGTGGATTTTTATAAAAACCACCTCGCATTTGATTTGACGGGAGCGCAGAAACGCGTTATCCACGACATTTACAAGGACTTCTGCACCGGCCAGCAGATGAACCGGCTATTGCAGGGCGACGTGGGCTCGGGCAAAACCATCGTGGCCTTCATCGCCATGCTGATGGCGACCGACAACGGCGCGCAAAGCTGCATCATGGCTCCCACCGAGATTCTGGCCGACCAGCACTACACCGGTTTAAAGGTGTACGCCGACGCGCTGGGCATCCGCATTGGCAAGCTCACGGGCAGCACCCGCACCGCCGAGCGCCGCGTGCTGCACGAGGCCCTGCGCGATGGCAGCATGCACATGCTGGTGGGCACCCACGCCCTGCTGGAGGACGTGGTGCAGTTCCGCAACCTGGGCCTGACGATTATGGACGAGCAGCACCGCTTTGGCGTGGCGCAGCGCTCGAAGCTGTGGCAGAAAAACCCGCACATCATCCCGCACGTGCTGGTGATGACGGCCACGCCCATCCCGCGCACGCTGGCCATGACGCTGTATGGCGACCTCGACGTGAGCGTAATTGACGAGCTGCCCGCCGGCCGCAAGCCCATCGTGACGGTGCACCGGTTCGATGCCAACCGCCTGAAGGTGTTCGAATTCATCCGCGACCAGGTGAAAATCGGGCGGCAGGTATACATCGTGTACCCGCTGATTGAGGAATCGGAAACGATGGACTACAAGGACCTGACCGATGGCTACGAGAGCGTGAGCCGGGCCTTTCCGGAGATGCAAATCAGCATCGTGCACGGGCGCATGAAAGCCGAGGAAAAGGACTACGAGATGCAGCGCTTCATCAAGAAGGAAACCCAGATAATGGTGGCCACCACCGTGATTGAGGTAGGCGTGAACGTACCCAACGCCTCGGTGATGGTGATTGAGAGCGCCGAACGGTTCGGGCTTTCGCAGCTGCACCAGCTGCGGGGCCGCGTGGGCCGCGGAGCCGACCAAAGCTACTGCATCCTGATGAGCGGCTTCAAGCTGAGCAAAGATGCTCGCACCCGCCTCGAAACGATGGTACGCACCAGTAACGGCTTTGAGATTGCCGATATCGACCTGAAGCTGCGCGGCCCCGGCGACCTGATGGGCACCCAGCAAAGCGGCGTGCTGGACTTATTGATTGCCGACCTGGCCAAGGATGGCCGCATCCTGAGCGAGAGCCGGGCGGCGGCCCAGGCGCTGCTAAGCGAAGACCCTAACCTGGCCAATCCAGAAAACGCCAACATCCGCCACCACATCGAAAGTCTGCCGGCCACGGCCGTGAACTGGAGCCGGATTAGCTAG
- the gldD gene encoding gliding motility lipoprotein GldD, with protein sequence MKCLSILPVLTGLGLLAGCSSAPDFTPKPKGYNRIDLPAHRYRMLPAGHPYEFEYSTQAVIKRDSSYMAQPHWLNVYYPKLHANVQITYMDVQRDRRLYNKMMEDARKLTGKHEIKATAIDERILKTPSGMRASVFELQGEVPSQFQFYTTDSTKHFFRGALYFRTATANDSLAPVIEYVKTDIVRMLNTLRYK encoded by the coding sequence ATGAAATGTCTTTCAATATTGCCGGTGCTCACTGGGCTGGGGCTGCTGGCGGGCTGCTCGTCGGCCCCGGATTTTACGCCCAAGCCCAAGGGATACAACCGCATTGACCTGCCAGCGCACCGCTACCGGATGCTGCCCGCCGGCCACCCCTACGAGTTCGAATATTCGACGCAGGCCGTGATTAAGCGGGATTCGTCGTATATGGCGCAGCCGCACTGGCTGAACGTGTACTACCCCAAGCTGCACGCCAACGTGCAGATTACGTACATGGACGTGCAGCGCGACCGCCGCCTCTACAACAAGATGATGGAGGATGCGCGCAAGCTCACGGGCAAGCACGAAATCAAGGCTACGGCTATTGATGAGCGGATTTTGAAGACGCCGAGCGGGATGCGGGCCTCGGTATTTGAGTTGCAGGGTGAGGTACCGAGCCAGTTTCAGTTTTATACCACCGACAGCACCAAGCACTTTTTCCGGGGCGCGCTGTACTTCCGCACGGCCACGGCCAATGACTCACTGGCCCCGGTGATTGAGTACGTGAAGACGGACATAGTTCGGATGCTGAACACATTACGCTATAAATAA
- a CDS encoding single-stranded DNA-binding protein, which translates to MAGVNKVILVGNLGKDPEVRHLEGGVSVAHFTLATNDYYKDKQGNRVERTEWHNISAWRGLAEMADKYLKKGQQVYIEGKLRTRQYQDKDQQTRYITEIIADEISMLGGRPQGAAPAANEANGAGVAEPQHSFRQEPELDQLPF; encoded by the coding sequence ATGGCCGGAGTGAACAAGGTGATTTTGGTAGGCAACCTGGGCAAAGACCCCGAAGTGCGCCATTTGGAAGGCGGTGTGAGCGTGGCTCACTTCACCCTCGCCACCAACGACTATTACAAGGATAAGCAAGGCAACCGCGTGGAGCGGACCGAGTGGCACAACATTTCGGCGTGGCGCGGCCTGGCCGAAATGGCTGACAAATACCTCAAAAAGGGCCAGCAAGTGTACATAGAAGGCAAGCTGCGCACCCGCCAGTACCAGGACAAGGACCAGCAGACGCGCTACATCACTGAAATCATCGCCGATGAGATTTCGATGCTGGGCGGTCGGCCGCAAGGTGCTGCTCCGGCGGCCAATGAGGCCAATGGCGCGGGCGTGGCAGAACCGCAACACAGCTTCCGGCAGGAGCCGGAGCTGGACCAGCTGCCCTTCTGA